From a region of the Drosophila ananassae strain 14024-0371.13 chromosome XL, ASM1763931v2, whole genome shotgun sequence genome:
- the LOC6504927 gene encoding titin isoform X9: MEVESDLGDIQNEELLRKMWQQSEDSERKKQIRSHLYKLRESRLCNLYRHDPDPMSEPNGNGNGNGTSTLAGYGGKDPLATSHGDVLLDQNFQSLKSKEVRDSTSPTNELRFHSMSLTQPNTTGWDVQTSSEVSPDGRAYRTETLAKTDGVEKLNGGGLAEFKGRNEQVSSASHQGDDKNFVKQASESSKTQLQEKVVFGDENSGRTEMKMSSTSTSSSSKVVSSSSTTEYGGEEPRYLQDTSHQDRQQREWEQEQRYQEQRLQEQIQRQEQQFRQQEQLQRQEHQHRQEQQHRQEQLQRQEQLQRQEQQQHQEERFSESRNVQTQQHYEENKRYVDMDKASPEYQRHVQHLMAQPGEIISNTVEYPKPNVKMITTVKRLPDGTIVKNKRYETEQVNPSQSQTSHHQTHTQNKTQAHQNLQQNQNQNRRQVQDVQDSQVERQERQERQDRQEHVTQSQSFSSVKKSSRRFSTETTSETVEEYDDRGQPLSRIQQKPTTQQVPSHPSAQHSPRQSPGRDFSTHGFPSVRPNKPTQEYISQRPTTAGPDGEEVVVVRSEKSRQVKQQTSSQRTTETEVLGGEEHQPSWEQPATNRRQPVEDFSTHGFPSVRSAPHSDQPDGEALQSAKLVSRNQSASRKTNTERIIETQVEGQPKSHSPRQGSPSRRSQPREDYSIQGFPSARTPAAGKPSQPQRPSSTTKTTTTSTTTKSSTPEPITRRQLQKEREVDAAHRAFAASLRSSSPAESTTSTGSQPHHRESPHHHQQTPRSSISSSRTYRREMREGSHESQAPSESSRISSTTVTRHSGGNNTTSSTTTTTTTKNKATKAPVRGPSEPRSPTPKTGGTVTSTTTITSTTKSSPSPVPAVPASPTATTAPDNKLSQYTYTTTKPGDIFSLPPTTPPTINNEPTLTTTKPPPQEPTTRTSSNSKSKSIQNHQEKDNEADTDTDTDSQPIRKLQVSSNEAMAASVVEETPCVKRHYYKLGNEGSGEVPVGESTPEKSPASRRSHPQRKSFDEQPQPEFQPRRSSKSPSVERRTVQRETTFEGRRVSQPEEEQFSIDELILIEQLNGAPGVPKLRETTPEPQQPKASPRKSPEKEVGQPEKHAQSPGWTQPKVSPRQSPEKQVPRAQSPEKQVPRAQSPEKQSPRAQSPEKSSPRQSPEKQFPGTETPEKAPAPRVSPRQSPEKQLAPQEKPRQSPEKDLPSQQRREEEIFRSTITTSQKRTTKNLNEEFLTNERDNQNQTNEKTKPQVPDEDEDEPEAQPIESPDGTFLSKSPEAEPEEDQPPTYRKKGLTRRETFEDRCRKILGMEEDGDTQGNYTPKPDDEQDDDQEDREQVTQTTLETIEVKIEDCPDDSDDDQPRRVTETFVVRTQPKIKVEEELLIDVTECEEVEASTQTPQKDQGPKYPKEQPEKDLPKATPKYPNAQETPKYPKEPEAPKYPKAQESPKYPKEPELFKYPKEPETPKSPRKEETSKSPRKEDTPKSPRKEETPKSPRKEETPRNPKDDAETITVNEQTTIVITKKGSKSPSPSPERKTPRTSQPASPTKPDTSFLAEKVIDCQGKTVVEKITKKPRSPSPTSPKKATKPGQKHPEKEPATESEPEKDSEPETKASPKKSTVSVTKTETERRNSRTTKAKQPVAPKESPSKAPQPKSPRKDSLNDRKRDSLVEETRTTTTTTTATTRPGRKPSDSNIKDRLRSSPRKQKTSPQPTRTPTPAQARVPEDNVDGDSTSPDVSPSRVSTERRRSSNISVHTEIIIDHTAPKSPRTERRPQNTNGVAPSPIRKLPVTERKESAPVPRVTRREKNEKVTRSTSENIIKVSPAKPRPEMSSLKPVGEPRSRPSKCCTTKTINLSEQRIHNSTDIEGIIIDIQQAKSSREPSPDRIVPTPVPADVETGKPRYPDVVQEPDDEPRRKPQVTNIPIFEEESQSFVGCQISEIRNSNGLEDDILDNPTVEAPKSLDYPVNPIDVDESLLSVHEKVSRFTHSAEKVKQPRVSAPFSREFDTHARISENDECLLSINQKVDKFLRTAENVTRPASLSPRSEIERPSREDIDEELLEDDCTLSVSQKVSKFIDTAEKLAPTVPQKSPRLVANIERHISRQSEPEKDLDEESEPELERETDEEIEEVTSHLEEEKEIRHTVTRKETIKETKQETKETRRSSKDEPKKVPQRELKKEPTSKPKEEPEKDTKKPGKVPHWEPKTKQITPKDTKLPQRENLWEPKKPAQSKPKEEPKKDTKLPQTKLREEPRKLSQKEPRKELPKQPEEEPELSPEDEVDEEPHPMTKTHTTAIEMKRQKDILSRPSVFSQRTPERKPSYPSSPTKLNGSRPGRPSPSTSLITEEKRSYRNQVVTNPSKPVAKKPTPSAQSPTSKTASLSTKRVEHITQQQWVVQDVDVDVEVVGPAPPSHTAEKPRGKSPSPSRSPSRSPSRSPSRRTSSTTTTTTTTTTEHQRPPSKTATTTPRPTSTPTPTNLTRAEPEIMPIESLTEKSSTTTTTTTTSTSGRSVANQRNVFEPTAPQETPEGRRPSYMDHTKSSLEHIRRDSLEINKSHYSRKSSVEDDSPAEPRNPNSAVKFDVPRKGSQEPRKPSLKGREDDSDLELEIEEIFDLQRLEQLLETVSSYEMRRRIRAQMRLIRKNMINAGSITSTTTVTTTSTSSSPGKSSPSPKRRDQSPLGSPESKTTSRTTTSSRKQRAEQVDSTTYCPGKVSPTGKPPVKPRERSASPAQKRRTSPPGKQSPVGGSTTTTTTKVTTTSTTRGAPGKPSQGPIWADRSKVLKGHAPISQTNGSTPRKGSTSSTTSTSTSGKITRTMTSSSSTTSSTTNSRSKQREEDSITSSYGVGPTDENGLPVFGLRALKKKSTPPADEPCETKQEVTGYVIEEQFYSDNKSPPRHERKELIYSSNPEELAAIKQKLQDEDQDDGSVPQLDSRLVREFKKVEAQSQSLPPEDARYVRRGSVKELSEKFIRKESSSSTHSSTLMRNEDETEDDSESTEVCSVIEAPQMRQSHVSSSTRSSNTRSFLNASADERQVTSVDDVLERMRNADNVEEPGDSSEDREARALLNKFLGASVIMQGVESMLPPAATGQRLNSQGVKTTRITNTYSSSSKSGNSTTSTSNNKVSSSSSSAPVTRTTCDIEEIWDEQILKQLLEQASTYEERRKIRARLRELMAEREAQHKSSSSSSEQRTETKSSKDGGNTVTTTTTKVTTRTVSGSAASKNISPLAKFKQLDKQAAAQQAQKSSPTTTSTPTTPGGSAQPLFKFTDPALNARAATVKDQLLQWCQHKTQEYENVQITNFSSSWSDGLAFCALIHHFLPDAFDFSKLTKQTRRHNFELAFSVADEKAGIAPLLDVEDMVEMSRPDWKCVFVYVQSIYRRFRNCQ, translated from the exons ATGGAGGTGGAAAGCGATTTGGGAGACATACAGAACGAGGAACTGCTGAGGAAAATG tggcAGCAGTCCGAGGACAGCGAACGCAAGAAGCAGATCCGATCGCATCTCTACAAGCTGCGCGAGTCGCGACTTTGCAACCTCTACAGGCACGACCCAGATCCAATGTCGGAACcgaacggaaacggaaacggtaACGGAACCAGCACCCTGGCCGGGTATGGAGGCAAGGATCCGCTGGCCACCAGCCATGGGGACGTCCTGCTGGACCAGAACTTCCAGAGCCTCAAGTCCAAGGAGGTGAGGGACTCGACCAGTCCCACCAACGAGCTCCGCTTCCATTCGATGTCACTGACGCAGCCGAACACCACCGGATGGGATGTGCAGACCTCCTCGGAGGTGAGTCCCGATGGCAGGGCCTATCGCACCGAGACTCTGGCCAAGACAGACG gcgTGGAGAAGCTCAATGGTGGTGGCCTGGCCGAGTTCAAAGGTCGCAACGAACAGGTGTCGAGTGCCTCCCACCAGGGCGACGACAAGAACTTCGTGAAGCAGGCCTCCGAGAGCTCCAAGACCCAGCTGCAGGAGAAGGTGGTCTTCGGGGACGAGAACAGCGGTCGCACCGAAATGAAAATGAGCTCCACCTCGACCTCATCCTCCTCGAAGGTGGTGTCCTCCTCCTCGACCACGGAGTATGGCGGCGAGGAGCCGCGCTACCTGCAGGACACCAGTCACCAGGATAGACAGCAGCGGGAGtgggagcaggagcagcgcTACCAGGAGCAGCGACTCCAGGAGCAGATCCAGCGACAGGAGCAACAGTTCCGTCAGCAGGAGCAGCTCCAGCGACAGGAGCACCAGCATCgtcaggagcagcagcatcgCCAGGAGCAGCTGCAGCGACAGGAGCAACTGcagcgacaggagcagcaacagcaccaggAGGAGCGCTTCTCGGAGAGCCGCAACGTCCAGACCCAGCAGCACTACGAGGAGAACAAGCGCTACGTGGACATGGACAAGGCCTCCCCGGAGTACCAGCGCCACGTCCAGCACCTGATGGCCCAGCCCGGTGAGATCATCTCCAACACGGTGGAGTATCCGAAGCCCAATGTCAAGATGATCACCACCGTGAAGCGACTCCCGGACGGCACAATTGTGAAGAACAAGCGCTACGAAACGGAGCAGGTGAATCCCAGCCAGAGTCAGACGAGCCATCACCAGACCCACACCCAGAACAAGACCCAGGCGCATCAGAATCTTCAACAGAATCAGAACCAGAACCGGCGTCAGGTGCAGGACGTGCAGGATAGTCAGGTGGAGCGGCAGGAGCGCCAGGAGCGACAGGATCGCCAGGAGCATGTGACCCAGTCGCAGAGCTTCTCCTCGGTGAAGAAGTCCAGTCGCCGCTTCTCCACGGAGACCACTTCGGAGACCGTCGAGGAGTACGACGATCGCGGCCAGCCCCTCTCCAGGATCCAGCAGAAGCCCACGACTCAGCAGGTGCCATCGCACCCCTCGGCCCAGCACTCGCCGCGCCAGTCGCCGGGTAGGGACTTCAGCACCCACGGCTTCCCCTCGGTGCGTCCCAACAAGCCCACCCAGGAGTACATCAGCCAGAGGCCCACGACGGCCGGCCCGGACGgcgaggaggtggtggtggtgcgcTCCGAGAAGAGCCGCCAGGTGAAGCAGCAGACTAGCTCCCAGCGGACCACCGAAACGGAGGTCCTAGGCGGCGAGGAGCATCAGCCCAGCTGGGAGCAGCCGGCCACGAACAGGCGCCAGCCCGTCGAGGACTTCAGCACCCATGGGTTTCCGTCGGTGAGGTCGGCGCCCCACTCCGACCAGCCAGACGGGGAGGCGCTGCAGTCGGCCAAGCTGGTGAGCCGCAATCAGAGCGCCAGCCGGAAGACCAACACGGAGAGGATCATCGAGACCCAGGTGGAGGGGCAGCCCAAGTCCCACTCCCCCCGGCAGGGCAGTCCCTCGCGCCGATCTCAGCCCCGTGAGGATTACAGCATCCAGGGCTTCCCCTCGGCCCGCACCCCGGCAGCCGGCAAGCCCAGCCAGCCCCAGCGtcccagcagcaccaccaagACCACCACGACAAGCACCACCACGAAGTCCTCGACTCCGGAGCCGATCACCCGCCGGCAGTTGCAGAAGGAGCGCGAGGTGGACGCGGCCCATCGGGCGTTCGCCGCCTCGCTGCGCAGCAGTTCGCCGGCGGAGAGCACCACCTCGACCGGATCGCAGCCGCACCACCGGGAGTCGCCGCATCATCACCAGCAGACGCCGCGCTCCAGCATCTCGTCCAGCCGCACCTATCGCCGGGAGATGCGCGAAGGCTCCCACGAGAGCCAGGCACCGTCCGAGTCGAGCCGGATTAGCTCCACCACGGTGACCCGGCACTCGGGTGGCAAcaacaccaccagcagcaccaccaccaccacaaccaccaaGAATAAAGCGACCAAGGCACCGGTTCGAGGTCCCAGCGAGCCGAGATCCCCCACCCCGAAGACGGGAGGAACTGTGACCTCCACCACGACCATCACCAGCACCACCAAGTCCAGTCCCAGTCCAGTTCCGGCAGTTCCGGCCTCACCCACTGCCACCACGGCGCCAG ATAACAAGCTATCACAGTATACGTATACTACCACTAAGCCTGGCGATATATTCTCTCTGCCACCAACTACTCCTCCTACTATTAACAACGAACCGACACTAACCACCACCAAACCACCACCACAAGAACCAACAACCAGAACAAGCTCCAActccaagtccaagtccatCCAGAACCACCAAGAAAAAGATAATGAAGCCGATACCGATACCGATACCGATTCCCAGCCGATCCGAAAGCTTCAAGTTAGTAGTAATGAGGCGATGGCGGCGTCGGTGGTGGAGGAGACTCCATGTGTGAAGCGACACTATTACAAGCTGGGAAACGAGGGCTCCGGGGAAGTGCCCGTGGGTGAGAGCACCCCCGAGAAGTCCCCTG CCAGCAGGAGGTCCCATCCGCAGAGGAAGTCCTTCGACGAGCAGCCACAACCGGAGTTCCAGCCGAGGCGGAGCTCCAAGTCGCCCAGCGTGGAGCGACGGACGGTGCAGCGGGAAACGACGTTCGAGGGACGCCGCGTCTCCCAGCCGGAGGAGGAGCAGTTCTCCATTGATGAGCTAATCCTCATAGAGCAGCTCAATGGAGCTCCGGGTGTGCCCAAGTTGCGGGAGACGACTCCAGAGCCCCAACAGCCCAAAGCTTCTCCCAGGAAGAGCCCCGAGAAGGAGGTTGGCCAGCCGGAGAAGCACGCCCAGAGTCCTGGCTGGACTCAGCCCAAGGTGTCGCCCCGGCAGAGTCCGGAGAAGCAAGTACCCCGGGCTCAGAGTCCGGAGAAGCAAGTACCCCGGGCTCAGAGTCCGGAGAAGCAATCACCCCGGGCTCAGAGTCCGGAGAAGTCGTCGCCACGACAGAGTCCTGAGAAGCAGTTCCCAGGAACCGAAACTCCCGAGAAAGCACCGGCACCTCGCGTCTCCCCCCGCCAGAGTCCCGAAAAGCAGCTTGCCCCTCAAGAGAAGCCCCGTCAGAGCCCCGAAAAGGATCTCCCGAGCCAACAGCGCAGAGAGGAGGAGATCTTCCGGAGCACCATCACCACATCGCAGAAACGAACCACCAAGAATCTAAACGAAGAATTCCTAACGAACGAACGAGATAACCAGAATCAGACGAACGAAAAAACGAAGCCACAAGTCccggacgaggacgaggacgagccGGAAGCTCAGCCTATTGAGAGTCCTGACGGCACCTTCCTGTCCAAGAGTCCGGAAGCCGAACCCGAAGAGGACCAGCCCCCCACTTACCGGAAAAAAGGACTGACTCGCCGTGAAACCTTCGAGGATCGTTGTCGAAAAATCCTGGGCATGGAAGAGGATGGCGacacccaaggaaactacacTCCAAAGCCGGATGATGAGCAGGACGACGATCAGGAGGATCGGGAGCAGGTTACTCAGACCACTCTCGAGACCATTGAGGTGAAGATCGAAGACTGCCCGGACGACAGTGACGATGATCAGCCGCGCCGAGTGACGGAGACCTTTGTGGTTCGCACTCAGCCGAAGATCAAGGTGGAGGAGGAGCTCCTCATAGATGTGACGGAGTGCGAGGAGGTGGAGGCCTCTACGCAGACTCCCCAGAAGGACCAGGGCCCGAAATATCCCAAGGAGCAACCTGAAAAGGACCTGCCCAAAGCAACTCCCAAGTACCCGAACGCACAGGAGACTCCCAAGTATCCGAAGGAGCCAGAAGCTCCCAAGTATCCGAAAGCTCAAGAAAGTCCTAAATATCCGAAGGAGCCAGAGCTTTTTAAGTATCCGAAAGAGCCAGAAACTCCGAAGTCTCCCCGGAAAGAAGAGACTTCCAAGTCTCCCAGGAAGGAAGATACTCCCAAGTCTCCCAGGAAAGAAGAGACCCCAAAGTCTCCCAGGAAGGAAGAGACTCCCAGGAACCCCAAGGATGACGCCGAAACCATCACCGTAAACGAGCAAACCACCATAGTCATCACCAAGAAGGGCTCCAAGTCTCCCTCTCCTTCGCCCGAACGGAAGACTCCAAGGACTTCCCAGCCTGCTTCGCCCACCAAACCGGATACCAGCTTCCTGGCCGAGAAAGTCATCGACTGTCAGGGAAAGACTGTTGTGGAGAAGATTACCAAGAAACCGCGCTCTCCCAGCCCCACTTCTCCCAAGAAGGCAACAAAGCCGGGCCAAAAGCACCCGGAGAAGGAGCCCGCCACAGAGTCCGAGCCGGAAAAGGACTCCGAACCGGAGACCAAGGCGAGTCCGAAGAAATCCACGGTGAGCGTcaccaaaacggaaaccgaaCGTCGCAATTCGCGAACCACAAAAGCGAAGCAACCTGTGGCTCCGAAGGAGTCGCCCTCCAAGGCCCCACAGCCGAAGAGTCCTCGCAAGGACTCGCTGAACGATCGCAAGCGGGACAGTCTGGTTGAGGAGACTCGGACCACTACAACCACTACCACGGCCACCACTCGTCCGGGTCGCAAGCCCAGCGACTCCAACATCAAGGACCGCCTGCGGTCCTCTCCTCGCAAGCAGAAGACGTCGCCGCAGCCGACAAGGACACCCACACCAGCCCAAGCTCGTGTCCCCGAGGATAACGTGGACGGGGACTCCACCTCTCCGGATGTCAGTCCCTCGAGGGTGAGCACCGAGCGCCGGCGATCGAGCAACATTTCGGTGCACACGGAGATTATAATTGACCACACGGCTCCCAAGTCCCCGAGGACGGAGCGACGTCCTCAGAACACCAATGGAGTGGCCCCCAGTCCGATCCGGAAGCTACCGGTGACGGAGCGCAAGGAATCGGCGCCTGTGCCGCGAGTAACCCGTCGGGAGAAGAACGAAAAGGTGACTCGCTCCACCAGCGAGAACATCATTAAGGTGAGTCCGGCCAAGCCGCGTCCGGAGATGAGCAGCCTGAAGCCGGTCGGAGAGCCGCGGAGCCGGCCCAGCAAGTGCTGCACCACCAAGACGATCAACCTCAGCGAGCAGAGGATCCACAACTCCACCGACATCGAGGGCATCATCATCGACATCCAGCAGGCGAAGAGCTCCCGGGAGCCGTCGCCAGATCGCATTGTTCCGACTCCGGTGCCGGCTGACGTGGAAACGGGCAAGCCGCGCTATCCGGACGTCGTCCAGGAGCCGGATGACGAGCCGCGCCGCAAGCCGCAGGTCACAAACATTCCCATCTTCGAGGAGGAGTCCCAGTCCTTTGTGGGCTGTCAGATCTCGGAGATCCGCAACTCAAACGGCCTGGAGGACGACATCCTCGACAATCCCACAGTGGAGGCACCCAAGAGTCTGGACTACCCGGTGAACCCCATCGATGTGGACGAGAGCCTGCTGAGTGTCCACGAGAAGGTCTCGCGCTTCACCCACTCCGCCGAGAAGGTGAAGCAGCCGCGCGTCTCTGCTCCTTTCAGTCGCGAGTTCGACACCCACGCCAGGATCTCCGAGAACGACGAGTGCCTCCTGAGCATCAACCAGAAAGTGGACAAGTTCCTGCGCACGGCTGAGAATGTGACGCGGCCGGCTTCGCTGTCTCCGCGATCGGAAATCGAGCGTCCCAGTAGGGAGGACATCGACGAGGAGCTGCTCGAAGACGACTGCACCCTGTCTGTCTCCCAGAAGGTGAGCAAGTTCATCGACACCGCCGAGAAGCTGGCTCCCACCGTGCCCCAGAAGTCGCCGCGCCTGGTGGCCAACATAGAACGGCACATCTCCCGCCAGAGTGAGCCGGAGAAGGACCTCGACGAGGAATCGGAGCCGGAGCTGGAGCGGGAGACCGACGAAGAGATCGAGGAAGTAACCAGTCACCTGGAAGAGGAGAAGGAGATCCGGCACACGGTCACCCGAAAAGAGACCATCAAGGAGACTAAGCAGGAGACTAAGGAGACCCGCAGGAGCTCCAAGGACGAACCGAAAAAGGTGCCTCAAAGGGAGCTCAAGAAGGAACCCACTTCCAAGCCCAAAGAAGAGCCTGAGAAGGACACCAAGAAGCCGGGCAAGGTACCTCATTGGGAGCCCAAAACTAAGCAGATCACTCCCAAGGACACGAAGCTCCCGCAACGAGAGAACCTCTGGGAGCCCAAGAAACCCGCCCAGAGCAAGCCCAAGGAGGAGCCCAAGAAGGACACAAAGTTGCCACAAACGAAGCTCCGAGAGGAGCCCAGGAAGCTGTCGCAAAAGGAGCCGCGTAAGGAGCTCCCGAAACAACCGGAAGAAGAGCCCGAACTGTCTCCAGAAGATGAGGTAGACGAGGAGCCGCATCCCATGACCAAGACCCACACCACAGCCATCGAAATGAAGCGTCAAAAGGATATCCTTTCGCGTCCTTCGGTCTTCAGTCAGCGCACTCCCGAGCGCAAGCCCTCGTATCCTTCCTCGCCGACGAAACTGAATGGCAGTCGTCCAGGACGACCGAGTCCCAGCACCAGTCTGATCACCGAGGAGAAGCGATCCTACAGGAATCAGGTGGTCACTAATCCGAGCAAGCCGGTGGCCAAGAAACCGACTCCCTCGGCCCAGTCGCCCACTTCCAAGACAGCCAGTTTGTCCACAAAGCGAGTGGAGCACATAACCCAGCAGCAGTGGGTCGTCCAGGACGTGGATGTGGACGTGGAAGTGGTTGGACCTGCTCCACCATCCCACACCGCCGAGAAGCCCCGAGGAAAGAGTCCATCGCCCAGCCGTTCGCCGTCACGATCACCCTCCCGCTCGCCCAGTAGACGCACctccagcaccaccaccacgaccacaaccaccaccacTGAGCACCAACGTCCCCCAAGCAAGACCGCCACCACCACTCCCCGACCGACATCGACTCCGACACCGACTAACCTGACCAGAGCCGAACCCGAAATCATGCCCATTGAATCCCTTACAGAAAagagcagcaccaccaccaccacaaccaccaccagcacctcAGGACGTTCGGTGGCCAACCAGAGGAACGTATTCGAGCCCACGGCCCCGCAGGAGACTCCAGAGGGGCGTCGTCCCTCGTACATGGACCACACGAAGAGTTCCCTGGAGCACATCCGTCGGGACTCCCTGGAAATCAACAAGAGCCACTACTCGAGGAAGTCCTCCGTGGAGGACGATTCTCCGGCCGAGCCACGCAACCCCAACTCTGCTGTTAAGTTCGATGTGCCCCGGAAGGGGTCCCAAGAGCCACGGAAGCCATCCCTGAAGGGCAGGGAGGACGACTCCGACCTGGAGCTGGAGATCGAGGAGATCTTCGACTTGCAGCGCCTGGAACAGTTGCTGGAAACGGTGTCCAGCTACGAGATGCGCCGCAGGATCCGCGCCCAAATGCGCCTCATCCGGAAGAACATGATCAACGCCGGCAGCATCACCAGTACCACCACAGtgaccaccaccagcacatcCTCCTCCCCGGGCAAGAGCTCTCCCTCGCCCAAGAGGCGCGACCAGAGTCCTCTGGGAAGTCCCGAAAGCAAGACCACTAGTCGCACCACCACCTCCAGTCGCAAGCAGCGAGCGGAGCAGGTGGACAGCACCACCTACTGTCCCGGGAAGGTGTCACCCACTGGCAAGCCGCCGGTGAAGCCGCGCGAGAGGAGCGCCAGTCCCGCCCAGAAACGAAGGACTAGTCCGCCCGGGAAGCAGTCGCCGGTCGGtggcagcaccaccaccacaaccacaaaggtcaccaccaccagcaccacacGCGGGGCGCCCGGCAAGCCATCGCAGGGGCCCATCTGGGCGGATCGCTCCAAGGTACTGAAGGGTCATGCTCCGATCAGCCAAACGAATGGCAGCACTCCCCGCAAGGGATCCACTTCGAGCACCACCTCGACTTCCACCAGCGGCAAGATCACCCGGACGATGACCAGTTCCAGctccaccaccagcagcaccaccaactCCCGGAGCAAGCAGCGCGAGGAGGACTCCATCACCTCCAGCTACGGCGTGGGGCCGACGGACGAGAACGGACTGCCGGTCTTCGGCTTGAGGGCCCTGAAGAAGAAGTCCACGCCCCCGGCAGACGAGCCCTGTGAGACCAAGCAAG AAGTCACAGGCTATGTGATCGAGGAGCAGTTCTACTCGGACAACAAGTCCCCGCCACGTCATGAGCGCAAGGAGCTGATCTACTCCAGCAATCCGGAGGAACTGGCCGCCATCAAGCAGAAGCTGCAGGACGAGGACCAGGACGATGGCTCTGTGCCGCAACTGGACTCCCGCCTGGTCAGAGAATTCAAGAAAGTGGAGGCTCAGTCGCAGTCTCTGCCCCCGGAGGACGCCAGGTACGTGCGTCGGGGATCCGTGAAGGAGCTGAGCGAGAAGTTCATCCGCAAGGAGTCCTCGTCCTCCACCCACTCCTCCACGCTGATGCGCAACGAGGACGAAACGGAGGACGACAGCGAGTCCACGGAGGTGTGCAGCGTCATCGAGGCGCCACAGATGCGCCAGAGCCACGTGTCGAGCTCCACCCGGTCCAGCAACACCCGATCCTTCCTCAATGCCAGTGCCGATGAGCGCCAGGTGACCAGTGTGGACGATGTCCTGGAACGCATGCGCAATGCGGATAATG TTGAGGAGCCTGGAGACTCCAGCGAAGATCGCGAGGCACGTGCTCTGCTGAACAAGTTCCTGGGCGCCAGTGTCATTATGCAGGGCGTGGAAAGCATGCTGCCCCCCGCGGCAACAGGACAACGTCTAAACAGTCAAGGG